The proteins below are encoded in one region of Podarcis raffonei isolate rPodRaf1 chromosome 6, rPodRaf1.pri, whole genome shotgun sequence:
- the FKBP5 gene encoding peptidyl-prolyl cis-trans isomerase FKBP5 isoform X2, which produces MEKVEKGQVIKAWDIGVATMKRGEICHLLCKPEYAYGSAGSVPKIPSNATLFFEIELLDFKGEDLFENGGIIRRIKQKGEGYSNPNEGAAVQIHLKGFCDGRMFDCRDVAFTVGEGEDHDIPIGIDKALEKMQRGENCILHIGAQYGFGEAGKLTFGIGPNAELVYEVTLKSFEKAKESWEMDTKEKLEQAGIVKEKGTVYFKEGKYLQAMIQYGKIVSWLEMEYGLSERESKASESLLLAAFLNLAMCNLKLREYTKAIEYCNKALALDQLNEKGLYRRGEARLLMNEFELAKCDFERVLEVNPQNKAARSQITVCQKKTKEHNERDRKIYANMFKKFAERDAKEEASKPPGEGEEKSCSEIGLKETVTEGEEAEGHV; this is translated from the exons ATGGAAAAGGTGGAGAAAG GCCAGGTCATTAAGGCATGGGATATTGGGGTTGCCACCATGAAAAGGGGGGAGATCTGCCACCTGTTGTGTAAACCAGAATATGCATATGGTTCTGCTGGCAGTGTCCCAAAGATCCCCTCAAATGCAACACTCTTCTTTGAG ATTGAGCTGCTAGATTTCAAGGGAGAGGATTTATTTGAGAATGGAGGCATCATCCGCAGAATCAAACAGAAAGGTGAAGGATACTCCAATCCCAACGAAGGAGCTGCTGTACAAA TCCATCTGAAAGGATTCTGTGATGGCAGGATGTTTGATTGCAGAGATGTAGCATTCACTGTTGGAGAAGGAGAAGACCATGACATTCCCATTGGAATTGACAAAGCTCTGGAGAAGATGCAAAGGGGAGAAAATTGTATCCTACATATTGGAGCACA ATATGGATTTGGTGAAGCAGGGAAGCTTACATTTGGCATAGGGCCAAATGCTGAACTTGTGTATGAAGTTACACTGAAAAGCTTTGAAAAG gccaaagaatcctgggagatggACACCAAAGAGAAATTAGAGCAGGCTGGCATCGTCAAAGAGAAAGGGACTGTGTACTTCAAG GAAGGCAAGTACCTACAGGCAATGATTCAATACGGGAAGATTGTATCCTGGTTAGAAATGGAATATGGCTTATCAGAAAGGGAATCTAAAGCTTCAGAATCGTTGTTGttggcagccttcctcaacctcgccATGTGCAACTTGAAGTTGCGGGAGTATACGAAAGCTATTGAGTATTGCAATAAG GCATTAGCACTGGACCAGCTCAACGAAAAGGGCTTGTACAGAAGAGGAGAAGCACGACTACTCATGAATGAATTTGAATTGGCAAAGTGTGACTTTGAGAGAGTgctagaagtgaatccacaaaaCAAGGCAGCCCGGTCACAAATCACTGTGTGTCAGAAGAAGACAAAGGAGCACAATGAACGTGACCGAAAAATATATGCCAACATGTTCAAGAAATTCGCAGAGAGAGATGCAAAG GAGGAGGCCAGTAAACCcccaggagagggagaagaaaagtctTGCTCTGAAATTGGGCTTAAGGAGACAGTGACGGAAGGTGAAGAAGCAGAGGGCCACGTATGA
- the FKBP5 gene encoding peptidyl-prolyl cis-trans isomerase FKBP5 isoform X1, which yields MTTDEATKKEGDVQRATLVEQGEDITPNKDKGVLKIVKRPGNNDESPMIGDKVYVHYKGKLANGKKFDSSRDRNEPFIFSLGKGQVIKAWDIGVATMKRGEICHLLCKPEYAYGSAGSVPKIPSNATLFFEIELLDFKGEDLFENGGIIRRIKQKGEGYSNPNEGAAVQIHLKGFCDGRMFDCRDVAFTVGEGEDHDIPIGIDKALEKMQRGENCILHIGAQYGFGEAGKLTFGIGPNAELVYEVTLKSFEKAKESWEMDTKEKLEQAGIVKEKGTVYFKEGKYLQAMIQYGKIVSWLEMEYGLSERESKASESLLLAAFLNLAMCNLKLREYTKAIEYCNKALALDQLNEKGLYRRGEARLLMNEFELAKCDFERVLEVNPQNKAARSQITVCQKKTKEHNERDRKIYANMFKKFAERDAKEEASKPPGEGEEKSCSEIGLKETVTEGEEAEGHV from the exons ATGACAACTGATGAGGCTACAAAGAAGGAAGGAGATGTCCAGAGAGCAACTCTTGTTGAACAAGGCGAGGATATCACACCAAACAAAGACAAAGGAGTTCTGAAG ATTGTGAAGAGGCCAGGGAATAATGATGAGTCTCCCATGATTGGAGATAAGGTTTATGTCCACTACAAAGGAAAGCTGGCCAATGGGAAAAAGTTTGATTCCAGCCGTGACAGGAATGAGCCATTTATCTTCAGCCTGGGCAAAG GCCAGGTCATTAAGGCATGGGATATTGGGGTTGCCACCATGAAAAGGGGGGAGATCTGCCACCTGTTGTGTAAACCAGAATATGCATATGGTTCTGCTGGCAGTGTCCCAAAGATCCCCTCAAATGCAACACTCTTCTTTGAG ATTGAGCTGCTAGATTTCAAGGGAGAGGATTTATTTGAGAATGGAGGCATCATCCGCAGAATCAAACAGAAAGGTGAAGGATACTCCAATCCCAACGAAGGAGCTGCTGTACAAA TCCATCTGAAAGGATTCTGTGATGGCAGGATGTTTGATTGCAGAGATGTAGCATTCACTGTTGGAGAAGGAGAAGACCATGACATTCCCATTGGAATTGACAAAGCTCTGGAGAAGATGCAAAGGGGAGAAAATTGTATCCTACATATTGGAGCACA ATATGGATTTGGTGAAGCAGGGAAGCTTACATTTGGCATAGGGCCAAATGCTGAACTTGTGTATGAAGTTACACTGAAAAGCTTTGAAAAG gccaaagaatcctgggagatggACACCAAAGAGAAATTAGAGCAGGCTGGCATCGTCAAAGAGAAAGGGACTGTGTACTTCAAG GAAGGCAAGTACCTACAGGCAATGATTCAATACGGGAAGATTGTATCCTGGTTAGAAATGGAATATGGCTTATCAGAAAGGGAATCTAAAGCTTCAGAATCGTTGTTGttggcagccttcctcaacctcgccATGTGCAACTTGAAGTTGCGGGAGTATACGAAAGCTATTGAGTATTGCAATAAG GCATTAGCACTGGACCAGCTCAACGAAAAGGGCTTGTACAGAAGAGGAGAAGCACGACTACTCATGAATGAATTTGAATTGGCAAAGTGTGACTTTGAGAGAGTgctagaagtgaatccacaaaaCAAGGCAGCCCGGTCACAAATCACTGTGTGTCAGAAGAAGACAAAGGAGCACAATGAACGTGACCGAAAAATATATGCCAACATGTTCAAGAAATTCGCAGAGAGAGATGCAAAG GAGGAGGCCAGTAAACCcccaggagagggagaagaaaagtctTGCTCTGAAATTGGGCTTAAGGAGACAGTGACGGAAGGTGAAGAAGCAGAGGGCCACGTATGA